One genomic segment of Musa acuminata AAA Group cultivar baxijiao chromosome BXJ3-3, Cavendish_Baxijiao_AAA, whole genome shotgun sequence includes these proteins:
- the LOC135582333 gene encoding uncharacterized protein LOC135582333, producing MPVIELRFEGQEVGERRKSRSGGRHRRRRGGDGSSPDSLIHYYSDRHSSNGNREGFVVVGGGGSLFSPAAGSVADRCSFGSDPDAFFSALPLAGCERAGGGPPTDPDPKGRPFPPLPSPDMLAPSPCHSLPPPNSPRGLTVPSEDLEQSGEEDEGKEEEEGEEEEEYLDPSKHSFSHALRECQNRRCRSEAVDLPGRKPQRPQQLLLDFHGQSADVSVLSPRFLAAGLTGMKKSSAASSRSRSGTFPSPGTPNYGHGAGAAAFHKGWSSERVPLPTRSNRRYGGSGVLLPFTNGRTLPSKWEDAERWIFSPVSGEGVGRSSVPPSHHRRPKSKSGPLGAPAGVVGAYSSASPLVPCFDSSRVGNFAGNSPFMAGVLLTEHSFCGNDGRGEGGGSGGRCTRRVGDGAEAHSADGGAYIVQSAGIHGWSDTLIESSSSVPSSRDEKFEGTRETASTVSASVLRKDMATQMSPEGSTPSSPKQGPSSPSPDLVPCIEELESHFSKLEVRDVQVDDRVTVTRWSKKHIARGSGRCSASIIEWKKKTVEANTSAWEIAETTKSISKYKREEAKITAWENLQKAKAEAEIRKLEMKLEKKRSSSMEKILNKLRSAQKKAQEMRSAVTANQAMHIAKTTKKGSYFRKNGQISSLSGCFTCHAF from the exons ATGCCCGTAATAGAGTTGAGGTTCGAAGGGCAGGAGGTGGGGGAGCGGCGGAAGTCGAGGTCCGGTGGGCGGCATAGGCGGAGACGAGGCGGAGATGGCAGCAGCCCCGACTCCTTGATCCACTACTACTCCGACCGTCACTCTTCCAACGGGAACAGAGAGGGGTTCGTCGTCGTCGGCGGAGGCGGCAGTCTCTTCTCCCCAGCCGCCGGGAGTGTCGCCGACCGCTGCTCCTTCGGATCCGACCCCGACGCCTTCTTCTCCGCTTTG CCCTTGGCGGGATGCGAGCGTGCCGGTGGTGGCCCTCCGACGGACCCAGATCCAAAGGGAAGGCCCTTCCCTCCTCTCCCTTCTCCTGATATGCTCGCCCCCTCTCCATGTCACAGCCTTCCCCCACCTAATTCCCCCAGAG GTCTGACAGTGCCATCTGAGGACCTAGAACAGAGTGGAGAAGAAGACGAagggaaagaggaggaggagggggaggaggaagaagaatatTTGGACCCGTCAAAGCATTCCTTCTCCCACGCTCTCAGAG AATGCCAGAACAGGCGGTGCAGATCTGAGGCTGTTGATTTGCCTGGTAGGAAGCCACAGAGGCCGCAGCAATTGTTGCTCGATTTCCACGGCCAGAGCGCCGATGTGTCTGTCCTGTCACCACGTTTCCTTGCTGCGGGTTTAACAGGGATGAAGAAGAGCTCTGCTGCCTCGTCTCGCAGCAGATCTGGCACGTTCCCGAGCCCCGGGACTCCAAACTACGGGCACGGTGCAGGGGCAGCTGCATTCCATAAGGGCTGGAGCTCGGAGCGGGTGCCTCTGCCAACGCGTAGCAACCGCAGGTATGGGGGTAGCGGTGTGTTGTTACCCTTCACCAATGGAAGGACCTTGCCCTCGAAATGGGAGGACGCGGAGAGATGGATCTTCAGTCCGGTCTCAGGAGAAGGGGTTGGGAGGTCGTCAGTGCCCCCGTCACATCACAGGCGGCCCAAGTCAAAGAGCGGTCCGCTCGGAGCTCCTGCTGGAGTAGTTGGTGCCTATTCATCGGCATCGCCACTGGTTCCTTGCTTTGATAGCAGCAGGGTTGGGAATTTCGCTGGGAACTCACCTTTCATGGCAGGAGTTTTGTTGACAGAACACAGCTTCTGCGGCAATGATGGTAGAGGAGAAGGTGGTGGTAGTGGTGGTAGATGCACTCGAAGAGTTGGTGATGGCGCAGAAGCTCATTCAGCTGACGGTGGGGCTTATATAGTCCAATCTGCTGGCATCCATGGGTGGTCAGATACGTTGATCGAGTCTTCTTCCTCAGTGCCCAGCTCTCGGG ATGAGAAATTTGAAGGTACCAGAGAGACAGCTTCCACAGTCTCGGCCTCAGTTTTGAGGAAGGATATGGCAACACAAATGAGTCCAGAGGGAAGTACACCATCTTCTCCTAAGCAGGGGCCATCTTCCCCCTCTCCAGATTTGGTCCCTTGCATTGAAGAGCTAGAGAGCCACTTTTCAAAGCTTGAGGTTAGGGATGTGCAGGTAGATGATCGGGTTACTGTAACCAGATGGTCCAAGAAACACATAGCACGGGGCTCTGGTAGGTGTTCAGCGAGCATCATAGAATGGAAGAAGAAGACTGTGGAGGCAAATACATCTGCTTGGGAAATTGCAGAGACGACAAAATCCATATCAAA GTACAAGAGAGAAGAAGCCAAGATCACAGCATGGGAAAACTTGCAGAAGGCAAAAGCTGAGGCAGAGATCAGGAAACTAGAG ATGAAActagaaaagaaaagatcttCCTCGATGGAGAAAATTCTAAACAAACTTAGATCAGCTCAGAAGAAAGCACAGGAGATGAGAAGTGCAGTGACTGCCAACCAAGCGATGCACATAGCAAAGACTACCAAAAAGGGTTCATACTTTCGCAAGAATGGGCAGATCAGTTCTCTTAGTGGCTGCTTTACTTGCCATGCCTTCTAG